The genomic region CTCCCTAACCCACAAGCCAAAAATCACATGTGCCTTTGGAGTTTTGATCataagaattttcttttttagaatttGACTTCTAAAGCTAAGGATACACTTTAGATTATAAAGCGCATTTGTTAATTAAACTAACagataaaaattaagataaaattgaattcatatttaccaaaatttaaaattaattacaatttcaatagttgattttataattaatagttattactgcattttattttctaaagtaCATTCCCCcgctttttaaaagaatttttttagccTTAGTTCATGTAGACCAAGACCTAGTGGATTGGAATAGGCCATTTTGACCTAGAGATATGTCATTTGCCGTGATTGGATCCTCTCTTGCCTTTCCagcacaaaataaaatgaagagcATGCACACAATGAACAGAGAGAAATAAattatggaaaaataaaataaaaaagtagagAGACATTGAGGAGACATTTTCATAtccaaaaaccatgatttctaaAAAAGTCGATTCCTAAAATAATCATGATGATTAATGAGAAAGTTGATCCTTGAAAATCTTAATTTcttgaaatgaataaatatgTTTGCTAGCTTTAATATGTTCAAAGCAATTAAAAATTCATGTATAGTacgtaattaaaatttttcctTTCACTTGAAAAAGTTTAATTCCTGCCTCCCTCCTTAGGGATATTTTTGCGGGGAGgtgaattaaaattgattacGGACAATCATAGTttcataacaatttttttaatcattattaatTACATATCAAACATTAGAATTCTAGTTTCCAAATTctcgtaaaagaaaaaaattgtctacCAAACACCCCCGTTGAGAGGATCCAGGTCTGTCAATTACCTGATGCTAATTTCTGAAGTGAATTGGATCCACTGAGACCTACCGGTACAAGCAAGAGAAGCAACACTGCTTTCCAGTTTTCAGTTTCCCTAACCTCCAAAAAAGGATGTACAACCGTTGAGAGATCAAAATCTTTAAAGTAAAAAACAGCTATAAATACTTCGAGATGAAGTACTACTCCAAACACCTATACATCCTACCATATCAACACTAACAGTACTACTTAGACTGATCTCTGCTTAAGAAAATTAGCCTCTTTGGTTACTAGTTTAATACCTCTCACCCAAAGCTCAGCAACTTCTAACCCTCCATCACACACAAAATGCACTTCCCTGCTCTTGCCAGTAAGCACCCTAAACATTCCAGGTTCATCTGCATCACCTTTCTTGTACCTATTTCGGTGTAATGTTGAGCTTGGCCCCAACTCTGCCTCACAGCAAACCACATTTCTCCGGCTTGACTTCCCCCAACACAGCACACCGGCAGAGCCCAACATTTGCATTTGTTTCCCATGGGGAGAGCCCTTACCACCTTTAGTGTGCTTCAGAACATAGGCACCACCTAATACCAATTTACGAGCGAGTTCATCTAGTATAACAGCCTCTGCATAGTTTTTCCCTCCTGTGAATTTCCTTGCGAGTAAAAGCGCAGTTTCCCCTCGAGCGTTTTTGGCATTACAATTAGCACCATATGAAATTAGAAGCTCACAAATGGATGCATGGCCTTCCCTTGCTGCTAACATGAGTGGAGTGTAGTCCTCTCCATCAGGGGCATTGACATCATAACCTTTGCTGGTAAGCAATGTAACAGCATCCAAGTCACCACGACGAGCTGCGCGATGTAATGCGTAGAATCCACCAGCATTGATATTGCCCTTTTCAAGCTCAAACTCAAGCATGACCTTTTCGAATAAATCACAGTTCTGATTCATTTCAGATAGGGTTATTGCTGTTTCACCAGATTTATTGCACAACTTTACATCAGCTCCCGCATATACCAGCAATCGAAAACAGTCCACATGGCCCTTTGAAGCAGCATGCATAACTGCAGAGAAACCACTATCGTCTTGATAGTCAAGATTAAATTCTCCAGATTCAATGACAATTTTCAATGCTTCAGTATCTCCGACTTGAGCTACAAATATGAAAGGCGAAAAGGAAGTAGTGTTGCTGGATTCAGGTATCTTGCCTCTTTTGATTGTATCCAACACTGCTTGTTGGAAACCCAGTGACCACTTGTTTGACTCAGCGATCGAACTTGCAGATTGACCAGCAGTATTCACCAAGCCAAAATCAGCCCCAGCCATTGTTAGTACTTTGAGACACTCCTCTTGCTTATATTTTGCACAGATCATCAAAGCTGTCTCACCAGAGTCTGTTGTGGAGTTCAAATCACAACCAAAATCAATAAGCCCTTGAATAATTGTTGGTAAGCCTTTCCGGGATGCCATGTGTATAGGCAGGAAATGAGTCTTGCTGGTAGTTTTAACTGGGGCTTCCACATCCGCACCACATTCTAAGAGCACCTTGACAGCCTCAACATTGCCACAGAGTATAGCATGATGTAGAAGGGTCCTTCCACGGTGAGGTTTGGAGGAGACATGTTGCAGGAGCAAACGTAGTATAGCACCATTTTTCTCAAAATACTCGACTGCACACCAGGTTATGCCATAAGATTCTCCCAGCCCAGCACCAACACGAAGCTCTTCACCAGTAGAAGTGTCCCATGACCATGCTCCAAGCCTCACCCGAAAGTCTAACCTAACACCATTCTGTAGTTCATTTGTAAGAAAAGTCTTGGTGAGGTTCATTTCACATTGACAATAAAATCTTGAAAGTGAAAAGGTAAATCCAATACTGCAATATGTCACTATCAGCAGAATAAACCCATCAAAGTTAAAACACTAATTTAACCATGAAAATCTTATTTTGCTTTATTCTTTTGTAGATAGTTGTGCCACTGCAGAAACCTGTTGAATATCATTAAAAGAAGTCACTACTACCTTTGATCCAATGACCATAATCTTCAGCATTAACAAAGTATTTCATGCCATAAAGTCACATGGCTTCTTACATAATTCATTATAGCTTTAtgcaaattattttgaatacaaTGGGGTGCAAAAACTAGGACAGGGCAGAGATATGAAATATTCTCATGCACTAAACAAAATTGTAACAATAATCAAAAGTTTGAAAGGGGCAATGGTAAAGATTACCTGCAATAGCAAATCAACAACAGGGACCTGCCTATGAATTACAGAAGCAACAAGTGCAGTACAATCCACATTTGTGTGGAGAGAAGGCTTAAGTGACTGTAAAAGCACCCGGTCTGTTGCACTTGCATCCACACCACACTGCCATTCGAAAAAAATCCCAAGTTTAGCATATTCAATTAACCATAAACCGTAACTAAAAAGTACCAGTAAAAAACTGAGTACAAGCATAGGTTTATTTAGTTTCCCTTGGAGACTGGCAGCTAAATACTAAGATGGCGACTCAGAATATATGATGGGAACCAGTCAGTTAGAATCCAGGAAGAAGAAAATACATACTAGATGTTTCCTCTTGCAAAAGGACATGTGAAATGTTTGAGGAAATTTTATGGAAAACCAACTAGCATGGCAAATACATGAAAGTTTTCTGAATATAGAGAGAGCAGGAGGGAGAAACATTATCAGATTGTAGCATATAGCATCCAAATCATATACACTAGCAATAGTACATAACAAAAGATGTCCATGATAAAGTCAATGTCCTTTGGGTTTAAAAGAACATCATGTTAGGGGTTAGGCAAGTAACTCCAGAGGTCCTATCTTCTTAATGCTTAGTATAATACTGATCAAACTATAGCAAATGCTACAATAGTACTAATTTATATCTATGTTCAGTGGTTCAATTATAGAATCTCTAGAACTATGCTGCAGCAGAGCATAACACACCTTTATGAGCGTCTCGACCACATCAACAAGCCCCCTGCAGCTTGCAGTCACTAGAGCATGTACAGCAACATGAGGTCGGATCAAATCAGAGTTCATGAGCAGTTCCACACACCTTGCTTGGCCATGACAACTTGCCTCTATAAGAGCTTCTTCACATGCTGGTTGCGATGCCCCTGCTTTAAGTAAGATCTCAAGAATGTTAAAGTGACCCTCCCTCACTGCTGCAGTTGTTGCAAAGCCTCTGAAGAGCTTCTGGTTTACATCAGCTCCCACACTCTgccattgaagaagaaaaaacattcaATATTGTTTTGCATGTTTAATTAGACTGTTCTTAAGAAATaactgtttattttttaaattatttttaaaaaattcctaaaaatatACTAAACCACCCTGACAAAATCTctacatgtatttattttatttcttcacttaagttcaaggtgttggaaGGTAAGGTAGGACCATAGGAATATTACAACACAGATAAAGTAAGAAATCAGGAATTTCGAATACTCTTGCGACACAGTGCCTTCCATACTTcaatcatttttcattaattttctaGTAACTAATCCTGTTATGAATTAGCTCAAGATTAAATCCACAGAGATACAGAAACGAAGGGGAACAAAAGATTATGCGACAAGGCAAAGtgaaatagaagataaaagtgaacaaaatcaatcaacaaaaaaaggtttttttgtGTGTGGGTGGGGCCTCAGGAGGGAGGGAAGTATCAAGCGTAAATTGCAATGTCCAATGGTCGGGGTCAGTATGGGGCACACAAGACACGAGTGCAAGACAAGCTTGCTAccaaaaggggaaaaaatatatataattatgaaaataaacatCAAACATGTCTTCATCTAGTGCTCTCAAGAATTTTTTACTATGTCGTAAAAATTAGgggataaactatttttttaacgcAGTAGAGtacttttcttccttttatgcAGGTCCTGTTTCTGGGTGGcatgaagaggaaaaaaaatgacagaCACTGAAATATTTTCCTCTGGAATAAAATGGAACGTGTCATTTCATCGCAAGCTTAGAGTGATTTGAAAGCCTTACGAATCGCaatattcattttctttgtcGCTTCAAAAAAACCCCAAAACTGTACATCGTTTTGGATACATGCTTGATATCGGACAAGTTTCATATTTAAGATTAATCAAAAAAAGGATTATCTATCATTATTGTTTATGCACAAGTTTAAGAAGTGTTTgacagtattaaaaaaaatccaaatctcACGTTAACTAAAAGTAaagtcaaatttaaatatataagtgaGGAAAACCTCACTTGTAAGATTCTAAGACTTGACACTCGAGTATTTCTCTGTCTCTCTTTAGATTTAGATTCAGATTCAGGAAGAATGACAAAGGAAAATGGACAGATATGAATGTAGAACAGTTGTATACAGTGACAACGACGGAGAAAAGTGAAGTGGGGACCAACCACAGCGAAAACTCGTCCAATGAAAACGCGAACGGgtttcaaaaattcaaaatcaacgTTACTACTTCAATGCTACTTTTTCCTTCTCCCAGACGAAATCCACTTCCGTTTCAAAAATGAACAGCGCgaatagtagtattttttttttttgaactcgaaattcaatttaggaacAGATAAAACTCGAATTAAAAACACAGTGATCTCGCAAGTTGAAATTTGACGGTTAAAACACACGTTCCACGAGTTGAGCAAATAACAAAACAGTTCAAAATCAACGAATctgcatatattattttagaaagaaaaaaaagaagaaggacgAAGCCCATTTGAATCGTTGAAATCGAAGAACTCGGAATCAGAGAAATCCGAAAAGGAAAATTGATAAAACAGTTTAAGAGAAATGCCGGCAACACTTTTTCTCTAAGACTTTCTTTCTAACACTGTCTTGTCTACGTGATTggttaaaatttgttgaaataattACTTCTCATTTAATCAGAGTGTTTGAAAGAGAATGTCGCTGGCATTCCTCGTTTGAAACCGAAAGCGCGGATCGCTAAACGAGCGACCGCGACGACGGCATTGTTAATTACCAGTAACTTCTTGACGAGGGCAGCGTGGTCGGCGTGGACGGCGAGGAAAAGCGGCGAGACGTCGGAGACGAATTCCTGGAAGTCGAGGCGGAGTTGGCTGGGGGACTCTGGGAGGAGGAGGAGGTCGGTGGAGGCGGTCTTGAGAGTGACGGCGCCGGCGAAGTTGACGTCGACGGAGGGATCGGCAATGCAGCGGAACGCCAAGGGGAGATCG from Glycine soja cultivar W05 chromosome 16, ASM419377v2, whole genome shotgun sequence harbors:
- the LOC114389601 gene encoding ankyrin-3-like; this encodes MTVFSAKQVFPVNYEAEVSQRLLEASHSGDLPLAFRCIADPSVDVNFAGAVTLKTASTDLLLLPESPSQLRLDFQEFVSDVSPLFLAVHADHAALVKKLLSVGADVNQKLFRGFATTAAVREGHFNILEILLKAGASQPACEEALIEASCHGQARCVELLMNSDLIRPHVAVHALVTASCRGLVDVVETLIKCGVDASATDRVLLQSLKPSLHTNVDCTALVASVIHRQVPVVDLLLQNGVRLDFRVRLGAWSWDTSTGEELRVGAGLGESYGITWCAVEYFEKNGAILRLLLQHVSSKPHRGRTLLHHAILCGNVEAVKVLLECGADVEAPVKTTSKTHFLPIHMASRKGLPTIIQGLIDFGCDLNSTTDSGETALMICAKYKQEECLKVLTMAGADFGLVNTAGQSASSIAESNKWSLGFQQAVLDTIKRGKIPESSNTTSFSPFIFVAQVGDTEALKIVIESGEFNLDYQDDSGFSAVMHAASKGHVDCFRLLVYAGADVKLCNKSGETAITLSEMNQNCDLFEKVMLEFELEKGNINAGGFYALHRAARRGDLDAVTLLTSKGYDVNAPDGEDYTPLMLAAREGHASICELLISYGANCNAKNARGETALLLARKFTGGKNYAEAVILDELARKLVLGGAYVLKHTKGGKGSPHGKQMQMLGSAGVLCWGKSSRRNVVCCEAELGPSSTLHRNRYKKGDADEPGMFRVLTGKSREVHFVCDGGLEVAELWVRGIKLVTKEANFLKQRSV